The genomic interval GTGCGCGCGCTGCCCGGTAAAGGCGTGCTGGTGCTGGATGCCGATGCTGCCATGCAGGAGCCGAGCATCGACACCAGCGCGTCGGCCAGCCTGGCCGATGTACTGGAGCTGCGCTACACCCTCGAGCCCTTCATCGTCGGCCTGGTCGCGCAATCGGCCAACAGCCACGACATCGGCCAATTGCGCCTGACGCTGATGGACATGCGCGAAGCGCTGGAGGCCGATGACAGCGAAGCCGGGGTCAGAGCCTACATCGCCTTGCATGAGGCGCTGTTCGCCCTGACCACCAATCCGATCTTCCAGAGCGTGGTGCAGCAGACCAGCAACGCCCTCAAGCAGAGCGCCGACATGCTGCGCAACTCGCCCGAACACCTGGCCGCACGG from Pseudomonas kermanshahensis carries:
- a CDS encoding FCD domain-containing protein — its product is MISSSTVVNSVVEKLRQALARGQWRSGDMLPGQRELAEQLGISRPSLREAVTVLETLGLVRALPGKGVLVLDADAAMQEPSIDTSASASLADVLELRYTLEPFIVGLVAQSANSHDIGQLRLTLMDMREALEADDSEAGVRAYIALHEALFALTTNPIFQSVVQQTSNALKQSADMLRNSPEHLAARLKENDAVVRAIRERNSAEASAQMRQHILAEGQRMGIQLNIPDEHPRP